The bacterium BMS3Abin11 genome contains the following window.
CTGTACTTACTTCAGCTCGAACATCCATAACTGCTTCGTAATAAACACGGTTGCCAGAAGCACCTGCTACAGAAGCAAGGGCATCGACCAACGGCACACCTGCAGCAAACATGGTCGCCAGCGTGCGGGAAAATCGTGCGATGGTTCCTTTTTTTATAATGGCCCCAAGGACAGGTAACTTTAATAAGATTCTATCCATGGTGTGCTGCATTTTCTCGGAACGTTTGTAGGCAGCTACCAGCAGAATGATACCACCAATCAGACCCCCAAAAATAATCCACCAGTAATCCTGAAAGAAGTAGGAGATAGCGACGACTGCTGCAGTAAGGGCTGGCAGGTCAGCTCCAAAACCACTGAAAAGACTCTCAAACTGCGGGATCACAAATATCATTAAAATTGCAGTAACTACAATAGAAACAACCAGAATAGCGGCAGGGTAGAACATAGCAGATTTTATTTTACTCTTAATGGCCTCTGTTTTTTCTTTGTAGGTGGCAATTTTATCCAGTAGGGATTCCAGTGTACCTGACTGTTCACCCGCATCGACCAGATTTGTAAACAGCTCATCATAATACCGCGGATATTTCCCCAGAGCGATTGCCAGGCTGGTACCAGATTCAACATCCAGTCGGATTGCAGTAAGCTGCTCTTTCATGCTGGGATTGTCGTGACCATTAGCGACAATATCGATAGATTGCGCGATCGGGATGCCGGCTGCAATCATTGTGGCAAGCTGGCGGCTAAAGACTGTTATATCCTTAGTGGTTATTTTCCGGGCACGGCCTAATAAGTTTTTTGGTTTTTTACGAATTTTGCCGGGCTTAATGCCCTGGCGACGCAAGGTGGCACCAATGTACGTGGGGCTTTGCCCCTCCATCTCTCCCTTTATCTTCTTGCCGGAACGATTAACGCCAGTCCAGATGTATATCTGGGCAATCTTTTTGTTTGCTGCTGGTTTTTTAGCCACTAGTGCTCCTTCAACCTGATAATGACGGGTTCAGTTAGCTTGTCAAGGCTCATGGCAAGGCGCGCCTCGCAGGCAATGGTTATTCCCTTGTCAAGAGGCGCAACGTAGTCCATGGGCGTTGACAAGCTAACCTGAAGGGCGTCCCTGTGGTCT
Protein-coding sequences here:
- the epsF_1 gene encoding type II secretion system protein F, with translation MAKKPAANKKIAQIYIWTGVNRSGKKIKGEMEGQSPTYIGATLRRQGIKPGKIRKKPKNLLGRARKITTKDITVFSRQLATMIAAGIPIAQSIDIVANGHDNPSMKEQLTAIRLDVESGTSLAIALGKYPRYYDELFTNLVDAGEQSGTLESLLDKIATYKEKTEAIKSKIKSAMFYPAAILVVSIVVTAILMIFVIPQFESLFSGFGADLPALTAAVVAISYFFQDYWWIIFGGLIGGIILLVAAYKRSEKMQHTMDRILLKLPVLGAIIKKGTIARFSRTLATMFAAGVPLVDALASVAGASGNRVYYEAVMDVRAEVSTGTHLEPAMAETGVFTNLVLQMVAIGEESGELDTMLNKVADFYEQEVDDAVDAMTSLLEPFIMIFLGGLIGTMVVAMYLPIFKMAAVF